The region TCTCTGCCTGCGTCTCGGTGACTTCCTCCGGGCGGGACTCAGGATCGGGAGTCGGGCGCGCATTTCGCTCCGCGAGGAGCTGGCTCTCGCCCGCGACTACCTCGAGATCGAGCGGATCCGCTTCGGCGCAAGGCTCCGGGTCGCGGAGGATGTCGACGAGGCAGGCCTCTCGTGCCCCGTGCCGCCCTTGATCCTCCTGCCTCTGCTCGAGAACGCTGTGCGTCATGGGATCTCGGGACTGGTCGAGGGAGGCGAGGTGCTGATCGGCGTTCGCGTGGGGGGAGGGGGCATCGAGATCATTGTCGAGAACCCTCGCGACGCCGAGGCGCGATCGAGGGCCGGGGAAGGGATCGGGCTGCGGAACGTTCGCCGACGGCTGGAGACGCTCTACGGCCGGGCGGGGGGACTCGCGATCCGAGAGACGCCGGAGAGCTTCAGGATCGAGATCGCGATTCCCCGGCAACTCGCGCCGGAATCGGGCGACGGCGGCGGCGCGAGCGAGAGGCAAGGATGATGAGCAAGACCAGCGATCTGCGCCTCCTCATCGTGGATGACGAGGAGCCGGCCCGGCTGCTGCTGCGGGACTATCTGCGCGGCGCGCCCGGCGTGACGATCGTGGGGGAGTGCGCGGACGGTTTCGCGGCGGTCAAGGCGGTCACGGACCTCGATCCCGACCTCCTCCTGCTCGACATCCAGATGCCCAAGCTCGACGGATTAGAAGTCCTCGAGCTGATCGGGCGTGAGATCGCGGTCGTCTTCGTCACGGCCTATGACGAGTACTCGATCCGGGCCTTCGAGATCCACGCGGTCGACTATCTGCTGAAGCCCTACTCGCGCGAGCGGCTCCTCGAGGCGCTCGATCGGGCCCGCGAGAGGGTTGCGCGGCTCGGCCCGCGCCGGAAGGGAGCGCCGGCGTCGCAAGCCGCCGCCACCGCCGGCGCCGGGAGCGCGACTCTGCCCGAGACGGTCGCCGCCATGGACATGCGCCGCTCGAGGCGGCCGCTCGAACGGATCCTCATCCGAGACAGAGCGCGCATCCATGTGATCCCGGTCGGCTCGATCCACTACGTGGAGGCGCAGGACGACTACATCTCCATCGTGACCAAGGACAGGAAGCTCCTCAAGCAGCAGACCCTGAACGAACTGGGGCAGGCGCTGGACGAGAGGCGCTTCGTCCGCGTTCATAGATCGTTCCTGCTCAACATCGAGCATCTGGCGAGGATCGAGACTTACGCGAAGGACTCGAGGATCGCGATCCTGAAGAGCGGCGCCCAGCTCCCGGTCAGCCGGAGCGGATACGAGAGGCTGCGGGGGTTGCTGTGACGCCTTCGACTTCCGCTCCAGTCCTCGGGCGGTTCCTTCCACGCTCCTGCAGCGAGGGCGTGGATTCCGGCGATTGCCGCCCAAACAGCTCAGCGTAGAGGCCGCCTTGCCCGATCAGCTCCGAGTGGGTGCCTTCCTCGACGATCCGGCCTCTCTCCATGACGAGGATGCGATCGGCGTCGACGACGGTGGAGAGCCTGTGCGAGATCATGATCGTCGTTCTCCCGGCCATCAGCGCGTCCATCGACCGCTTGACATGAGCTTCCGACTCCGCGTCCAGCGACGAGGTCGCCTCGTCGAAGATGACGATCGGCGGGTCTTTCAGGATCGCCCGCGCGATCGACAGTCTCTGCCTCTGCCCCCCGCTTAGGCAGGCGCCGCGCTCGCCGACGATGGTGTCGTACCCGCGGGGGAGCTCGCGAATGAACTCGTCGGCTTGGGCGAGGCGCGCCGCCCGCTCGATCTCCTCCGGGCCGGCGTCGGGATTCGCGATCCGCAGATTGTCGGCGACGCTGGCGTGGAAGAGAAAGGTCTCCTGGGGGACGACGCCGATCCTGAGGCGCAGATCATCGAGCGAGAGATCGCGCAGGTCATGCCCGTCCAGGAGGATCCTCCCCTTCTCGACGTCGTAGAGCCGGCAGATGAGATGCCCGACGGTGCTCTTCCCTGCGCCGCTCGCGCCGACGATGGCGACCTTTTCTCCCGGCGCGATCGCGATGTCGACGTCTTCCAGGATCAGCGGGCCGCCGTTCCCCCCGTAGCGGAAGCGGACGCTCTCGAAGACGATCTCCCCGCGTGTTCGGCCCGGGTGAACGGGCGTCGGGCTCTCGCTGACGCTCGGCTCGAGGTCGAGGAAGGCCAGAATCCTCTCGACCGCGCCCACTGCCGTCCGGAGTTGGACGTTGAGGAAGCTCAGGCGTTGGGCCGGCTCGTACATCCGTGTCAGGTAGCTGATGAATGCCACGAGCGTGCCGATCGTCATGGTCCCGGCTATGGACGCCCGGCCGCCATACAGGTAGATGAGAGCAGGCCCGACGGCGACGACGAAGAGGCCGAGCAGCCTCGATTGCGAGCCGAGGACTCCCATGCGGACGCTCGTGCGGGCATGGGCGCGCAACCTCCGCGCGAACGACTCCCCTCTTGCCGCCTCGTTCGTGAAGGCCTTGATCTCGCGTATCCCCGCGATCCCCTCCTGCAGCTCCTCGACGACCTCGCCGTAGCGGACCCGATTCTCGCGTGCAGCGGCGAGAAGGCGGCGGTCATGGAAGCGGAAAATCGCGAGCAGCAAGAGCAAGGTGGCCGCGCCGATCAGAGTCATCGGGAGGCTCATCGCCGCCATGAAGCCGAGCATGAGGAGGATCGTGAAGGAATCGGTCACGAGCATGAGAAAGGCGCTTGTCGTCAAGGCCTGGACGGCATCGACGTCACCCATGACCCGCGCCGTCATCTGCCCCGACTTGGTTCCGTCGAAGTGATCCGTCGACAGGCGCAGGAGGCAGTCGTGCATCCGTCTGCGAAGAGTGAGGACGACCCCGGCGCTCACCCGCAGGAAGAGGACGTCGGTGGCGAACATGCAGAGCATGTAGCCCGCGTGGATCGCGGCCATCGCGCTGACGATGCGGAGCAGCATGGCGCCGTCCCGCTCGGGCAGGGCCGCATCGAAGATCTGGCGCACGAGCAACGGGATCGTGAGGGAGGCGGCTGTTCCGATTCCCATGAAGGCCAGGCAGCCGAGCTGCTCCCTCCAGTACGGCTTCAGATAGCCGGCAAGGCGCAGGAGGCTTGTGCGCGTGCGGGGCGCCCCCTGCGGGAATGTCCCGGTCCCTGGGGTCAGCATGATCATGCTCC is a window of Candidatus Eisenbacteria bacterium DNA encoding:
- a CDS encoding response regulator; amino-acid sequence: MRLLIVDDEEPARLLLRDYLRGAPGVTIVGECADGFAAVKAVTDLDPDLLLLDIQMPKLDGLEVLELIGREIAVVFVTAYDEYSIRAFEIHAVDYLLKPYSRERLLEALDRARERVARLGPRRKGAPASQAAATAGAGSATLPETVAAMDMRRSRRPLERILIRDRARIHVIPVGSIHYVEAQDDYISIVTKDRKLLKQQTLNELGQALDERRFVRVHRSFLLNIEHLARIETYAKDSRIAILKSGAQLPVSRSGYERLRGLL
- a CDS encoding ABC transporter ATP-binding protein translates to MAQVPRGRGGRRLRRSMIMLTPGTGTFPQGAPRTRTSLLRLAGYLKPYWREQLGCLAFMGIGTAASLTIPLLVRQIFDAALPERDGAMLLRIVSAMAAIHAGYMLCMFATDVLFLRVSAGVVLTLRRRMHDCLLRLSTDHFDGTKSGQMTARVMGDVDAVQALTTSAFLMLVTDSFTILLMLGFMAAMSLPMTLIGAATLLLLLAIFRFHDRRLLAAARENRVRYGEVVEELQEGIAGIREIKAFTNEAARGESFARRLRAHARTSVRMGVLGSQSRLLGLFVVAVGPALIYLYGGRASIAGTMTIGTLVAFISYLTRMYEPAQRLSFLNVQLRTAVGAVERILAFLDLEPSVSESPTPVHPGRTRGEIVFESVRFRYGGNGGPLILEDVDIAIAPGEKVAIVGASGAGKSTVGHLICRLYDVEKGRILLDGHDLRDLSLDDLRLRIGVVPQETFLFHASVADNLRIANPDAGPEEIERAARLAQADEFIRELPRGYDTIVGERGACLSGGQRQRLSIARAILKDPPIVIFDEATSSLDAESEAHVKRSMDALMAGRTTIMISHRLSTVVDADRILVMERGRIVEEGTHSELIGQGGLYAELFGRQSPESTPSLQERGRNRPRTGAEVEGVTATPAASRIRSG